Proteins encoded in a region of the Acidobacteriota bacterium genome:
- the lpxK gene encoding tetraacyldisaccharide 4'-kinase, whose amino-acid sequence MNALSPFGWAYAAGAGLRNALYDRKWFEVHSLGAPVISVGNITAGGTGKTPVVALVTEILAESGERVCILTRGYGRREPGKRVVVSDGSSILADAETGGDEPVELARRLAGTAVIIADADRVAAAKYARNEFAVSCFVLDDGFQHRRAARELDIVCIDATDPFGGGELLPAGRLRESPANLCRADAVIITKAEAAADLAKLEQEIRRFASEAEIFRAESGISGFTELSAFLAGENAGSNRDLPGPAFAFCGLGNPEHFFATLRRAGADVAGTKAFRDHHRYTKTDVEWFTASANAAGASALLTTAKDAVKLEPELFSLPCFVAELSTLVAPEIDFRESLLSALKENH is encoded by the coding sequence ATGAATGCACTCTCGCCATTCGGTTGGGCGTATGCGGCCGGTGCCGGGCTCCGCAACGCGCTTTACGACCGCAAATGGTTTGAAGTGCACAGCCTCGGCGCACCAGTGATCAGCGTCGGAAATATCACCGCCGGCGGAACCGGGAAGACGCCCGTTGTCGCTCTCGTCACCGAAATTCTTGCCGAAAGCGGCGAACGAGTTTGTATCCTGACCCGTGGCTACGGCCGCCGCGAGCCTGGCAAGCGGGTCGTCGTCTCCGATGGCTCATCGATACTTGCCGATGCCGAAACGGGCGGCGACGAACCGGTCGAGCTCGCCCGTCGCCTCGCAGGAACCGCAGTCATAATCGCCGATGCCGACCGTGTCGCGGCAGCGAAATACGCGAGAAATGAGTTTGCAGTCTCCTGCTTTGTCCTCGACGATGGCTTCCAGCATCGGCGTGCCGCCCGCGAACTCGACATCGTCTGTATCGACGCGACCGATCCCTTCGGCGGCGGCGAATTGCTGCCCGCGGGCAGGCTCCGCGAATCGCCCGCAAACCTTTGCCGTGCGGATGCGGTCATCATTACCAAGGCCGAAGCCGCGGCCGACCTTGCAAAGCTCGAACAAGAGATCAGACGCTTCGCATCCGAGGCCGAGATCTTCCGTGCCGAAAGCGGCATCTCGGGGTTCACCGAGCTTTCCGCTTTTCTCGCAGGCGAAAACGCCGGTTCAAACCGTGACTTGCCCGGGCCTGCGTTCGCTTTTTGCGGCCTTGGGAACCCCGAACATTTTTTCGCTACGCTCCGCCGAGCGGGAGCCGACGTCGCCGGAACCAAGGCCTTTCGCGATCATCATCGATATACCAAGACCGATGTCGAATGGTTCACAGCATCGGCAAATGCGGCCGGTGCTTCTGCATTATTAACGACCGCCAAGGACGCCGTAAAGCTCGAGCCCGAGCTGTTCTCTTTACCGTGTTTCGTTGCCGAGCTCAGCACACTTGTGGCACCGGAGATCGATTTTCGCGAAAGCCTTCTCAGCGCTCTTAAAGAAAATCATTGA